One region of uncultured Sulfurimonas sp. genomic DNA includes:
- the rpmJ gene encoding 50S ribosomal protein L36, protein MKVRASVKKMCDDCKVVKRKGIVRVICKVKKHKQRQG, encoded by the coding sequence ATGAAAGTACGTGCTTCAGTAAAGAAGATGTGTGATGACTGTAAAGTTGTTAAGAGAAAAGGCATTGTAAGAGTAATCTGCAAAGTTAAAAAACATAAACAGAGACAAGGATAA
- the rpsM gene encoding 30S ribosomal protein S13, with amino-acid sequence MARISGVDLPKKKRVEYGLTYIYGIGLHASRLILDATGIDYNKRVFELNEEDVAAITAEIRANHMVEGDLRKKVAMDIKSLMDLGSYRGLRHRRGLPCRGQKTKTNARTRKGKRKTVGAA; translated from the coding sequence ATGGCTCGTATTTCTGGTGTTGATTTACCTAAAAAGAAAAGAGTAGAGTATGGTCTAACATACATCTATGGGATCGGTTTACACGCTTCTCGTCTAATATTAGATGCGACAGGTATAGACTATAACAAAAGAGTTTTCGAATTAAACGAAGAAGATGTAGCAGCTATCACTGCGGAAATCCGTGCTAACCATATGGTTGAAGGTGATTTACGTAAAAAAGTTGCTATGGATATTAAATCACTTATGGACTTAGGTTCATACAGAGGTCTTCGTCACCGTCGTGGTCTTCCATGTCGTGGACAAAAAACTAAGACAAATGCGCGTACTCGTAAGGGTAAACGTAAAACTGTCGGCGCGGCATAA
- the rpsK gene encoding 30S ribosomal protein S11 yields the protein MAKRKAVRKKVVKKNIARGICHISASFNNTLVTITDEMGNMIAWSSAGSLGFKGSKKSTPFAAQAAVEDAVAKAQVHGIKDLGIKVQGPGSGRETATKAVGAIEGIRVTFMKDVTPLPHNGCRAPKRRRV from the coding sequence ATGGCAAAAAGAAAAGCTGTTAGAAAAAAAGTAGTAAAAAAGAATATTGCACGTGGTATATGTCACATTTCTGCATCATTCAATAATACACTTGTAACTATTACTGATGAAATGGGTAATATGATTGCATGGAGTTCTGCTGGTAGCCTTGGTTTTAAAGGTTCTAAAAAATCTACTCCATTTGCAGCTCAAGCAGCTGTTGAAGATGCAGTAGCAAAAGCACAAGTTCATGGTATTAAAGATCTTGGTATTAAAGTACAGGGTCCAGGTTCAGGTCGTGAAACAGCAACTAAAGCTGTTGGTGCTATCGAAGGCATTCGTGTTACATTTATGAAAGATGTTACACCATTACCACACAACGGTTGTCGCGCGCCTAAGCGTCGTAGAGTTTAA
- the rpsD gene encoding 30S ribosomal protein S4, producing MARYRGPVEKIERRFGVSLNLKGERRLAGKSALEKRPYGPGQHGQRRKKVSEYGLQLNEKQKAKFMYGVSEKQFRALFVEAKRRDGNTGTNLVTLIESRLDNVVYRMGFASTRRFARQLVTHGHLLVDGKKLDIPSYRVKPGQKVEVRESSKKNVQVVRAMELTNQTGLAPWVDIDADKVFGIFTRLPEREEVVIPVEERLIVELYSK from the coding sequence ATGGCAAGATATAGAGGTCCAGTAGAAAAAATCGAAAGAAGATTCGGAGTAAGCCTTAACTTAAAAGGTGAGCGTCGTTTAGCGGGTAAATCTGCATTAGAAAAAAGACCTTATGGTCCTGGTCAACATGGTCAGCGTCGTAAGAAAGTTTCTGAGTATGGTTTACAACTAAACGAAAAACAAAAAGCTAAATTTATGTATGGTGTTTCTGAAAAACAATTCCGCGCACTATTCGTTGAAGCTAAACGTCGTGATGGTAATACAGGTACAAACCTTGTTACTCTAATCGAAAGCAGACTTGATAACGTAGTTTATAGAATGGGCTTTGCATCTACTCGTAGATTTGCTCGTCAACTAGTTACTCATGGTCACCTACTTGTAGATGGCAAAAAACTAGATATTCCTTCTTACCGTGTTAAGCCTGGTCAGAAAGTTGAAGTTCGTGAATCAAGCAAGAAAAATGTTCAAGTTGTTCGTGCAATGGAATTAACAAATCAAACTGGTTTAGCTCCATGGGTAGATATCGATGCTGATAAAGTGTTTGGTATTTTTACTCGTTTACCTGAGCGTGAAGAAGTTGTAATCCCTGTTGAAGAGCGTTTAATCGTTGAGCTTTACTCGAAATAA
- a CDS encoding DNA-directed RNA polymerase subunit alpha, with the protein MKKIKTTPLAPQEFEVEQISENEANIMAYPFETGYAISLAHPLRRFLLSSSVGYAPIAIKIEGAKHEFDSVRGMLEDISDFILNLKEIRFKLKDEANEAQINYSFAGPCTIKGSDLSNDEVEVVTPDAPLATLNEDSNLNFVIKIAQGIGYVPSEDTHDELEDGYIALDAYFTPVRSATYKIENVLVEDNPNFERVILNIRTDGQISPLDAFKNSLEVMYAQLAVFNSEISIKASTTIERVEENPDLKKLVTHIDSLGLSARSFNCLDRSSIKLIGEIALMSHNDLKNVKNLGKKSYDEIVDKLQEFGFAVGADLADDVVSALKKKIEAVQG; encoded by the coding sequence ATGAAAAAAATTAAAACTACTCCACTTGCTCCTCAAGAATTTGAGGTAGAACAGATTAGTGAGAATGAAGCAAACATTATGGCATATCCATTTGAAACTGGATATGCTATCTCTTTGGCTCATCCACTTCGCCGTTTTTTATTAAGTAGTTCAGTTGGTTATGCTCCAATTGCTATTAAAATCGAAGGTGCTAAGCACGAGTTTGACTCAGTGCGTGGTATGCTTGAAGATATTTCAGATTTTATACTAAATCTTAAAGAGATTCGCTTTAAACTTAAAGATGAAGCTAATGAAGCACAAATTAACTATAGTTTTGCAGGGCCTTGTACTATAAAAGGTTCAGACCTTAGCAATGATGAAGTTGAAGTTGTAACTCCAGATGCTCCACTTGCAACTCTTAATGAGGACTCTAACTTAAACTTTGTGATAAAAATTGCACAAGGTATTGGTTATGTTCCAAGTGAAGATACTCACGATGAATTAGAAGACGGATATATTGCATTAGATGCATATTTTACTCCTGTTCGTAGTGCAACTTACAAAATTGAGAATGTTCTTGTAGAAGACAATCCTAACTTTGAGAGAGTGATTTTAAATATTAGAACTGATGGTCAAATTTCTCCATTAGATGCATTTAAAAACTCTTTAGAAGTTATGTATGCTCAGTTAGCTGTATTTAATTCAGAGATTAGTATAAAAGCTTCAACAACTATCGAACGTGTTGAAGAAAATCCAGATCTTAAAAAACTAGTAACTCATATTGATAGTTTAGGTCTAAGTGCAAGAAGTTTTAATTGTCTTGATCGCTCAAGTATTAAACTAATAGGTGAAATAGCATTGATGAGTCATAATGACCTTAAAAATGTGAAAAACTTAGGTAAAAAGTCATATGATGAAATCGTAGATAAATTGCAAGAGTTTGGTTTTGCAGTTGGCGCTGACCTTGCAGATGATGTAGTTAGTGCATTAAAAAAGAAAATTGAAGCCGTTCAAGGCTAA
- the rplQ gene encoding 50S ribosomal protein L17 has product MRHRHGYRKLGRTSSHRAALLKNLSISLIEHGKIETTAIKAKELRSYVEKLITVAGKNDSNAHKAVFAALQSKEATKTLVNEIAPKYVDRAGGYTRITRTRIRRGDATTMAFIELV; this is encoded by the coding sequence ATGAGACATCGTCATGGATACCGTAAACTAGGTCGTACAAGCTCACACCGTGCTGCTTTACTTAAGAACCTTAGTATTTCGTTAATTGAACATGGTAAAATTGAAACTACTGCTATTAAAGCTAAAGAGTTACGTTCATACGTTGAAAAACTTATCACAGTTGCTGGTAAAAACGACTCTAATGCTCACAAAGCAGTATTTGCGGCGCTTCAAAGTAAAGAAGCAACAAAAACTTTAGTAAATGAAATAGCTCCTAAGTACGTTGATCGTGCTGGTGGATATACAAGAATTACTAGAACAAGAATTCGTCGTGGTGATGCTACAACTATGGCCTTCATCGAGTTGGTATAA
- a CDS encoding aldo/keto reductase, translating to MSNFAFGTYRISDYNPQHIEALKEAIESGISMIDTSSNYMDGGAERAIALAFREFDEDTKSNVEIISKVGYIQGSNLDRHKDRAFEEVVEFSNDCYHSISKSFIYDQLTESLKRLEMQRVDCYLLHNPEYYLLDAINKNIDKDERLDEMYSRIYRAFVALEEEVKNGRILSYGISSNSFSKDHNSDEFLPYEDLITIADKASEEVGNEHHNFTTVQLPINILEREGLKCASWAKENGLRVLANRPLNAQHDKLMYRLADYDEPREYYHHLNELLEVCDNEILRPLYNLLEELDASKHKFGWIGDYDAFFYAQIIPHMRTSLDVIEEKNREIMLNFIDLFFIEYRKMVLHECSKNTKTQLKEFFKECNSTMQECSLRFLMEDKSIDYILVGMRKPSYVHEVLSLKA from the coding sequence ATGAGTAATTTCGCATTTGGAACTTATAGAATAAGTGATTATAATCCACAGCATATAGAAGCATTAAAAGAAGCTATAGAATCTGGTATATCAATGATAGATACATCGTCTAATTATATGGATGGTGGTGCTGAACGTGCTATAGCTTTAGCTTTTAGAGAATTCGATGAAGATACAAAATCAAATGTAGAGATTATTAGTAAAGTTGGTTATATCCAAGGTTCTAATTTGGATAGACATAAAGATAGAGCATTTGAAGAGGTAGTTGAATTTTCAAATGATTGTTATCATTCAATATCAAAATCTTTTATTTATGACCAGCTTACAGAATCTCTAAAACGTCTTGAGATGCAAAGAGTTGATTGTTATCTGCTTCATAATCCTGAGTATTATCTTCTAGATGCAATTAACAAAAACATTGATAAAGATGAGAGACTTGATGAGATGTACTCAAGAATTTATAGAGCATTTGTAGCACTTGAAGAAGAAGTTAAAAATGGCAGAATACTCTCTTATGGTATAAGCTCAAATAGCTTTTCAAAAGATCATAATAGTGATGAATTTTTACCTTATGAAGATTTGATTACTATTGCAGATAAAGCATCTGAGGAGGTTGGCAATGAACATCATAATTTTACAACGGTGCAACTTCCTATAAATATACTCGAGAGAGAAGGTTTAAAATGTGCATCTTGGGCAAAAGAGAATGGACTTAGAGTTTTAGCAAATAGACCTTTAAATGCTCAACATGATAAATTGATGTATAGACTTGCAGATTATGATGAGCCTAGAGAGTATTATCATCACTTAAATGAGCTTCTTGAAGTTTGTGATAATGAGATACTACGTCCTTTGTATAATCTTTTAGAAGAGTTGGATGCTTCAAAACATAAATTTGGTTGGATTGGAGATTATGATGCATTTTTTTATGCACAAATTATTCCTCATATGAGAACTTCTTTAGATGTTATTGAAGAAAAAAACAGAGAGATTATGCTTAATTTTATAGATTTGTTTTTTATAGAATATAGAAAAATGGTTTTACATGAGTGTTCTAAAAATACAAAAACTCAATTAAAAGAATTTTTTAAAGAGTGTAATTCTACAATGCAAGAGTGCTCATTAAGGTTTTTAATGGAAGATAAAAGTATTGATTATATACTTGTAGGAATGAGAAAACCAAGTTATGTTCATGAAGTTTTATCTTTAAAAGCCTAA
- a CDS encoding NifU family protein codes for MIPFTDEELMNPVQVAIDKIRPSLALDGGDIDFITVKNGNVYVQLKGACIGCASSGSTLKYGVERQLRMDIHPELTVINVPVGMENDIDNL; via the coding sequence ATGATTCCGTTCACTGATGAAGAATTAATGAACCCTGTACAAGTAGCCATAGATAAAATTCGTCCTTCACTAGCCTTAGATGGTGGGGATATAGATTTTATAACTGTAAAAAATGGAAATGTATATGTTCAGTTGAAGGGTGCGTGTATAGGATGTGCAAGTAGTGGAAGTACTCTAAAATACGGAGTTGAGAGACAGCTTAGAATGGATATTCATCCAGAATTAACAGTTATAAATGTACCAGTTGGTATGGAAAATGATATAGATAATCTTTAA
- a CDS encoding UDP-N-acetylmuramoyl-L-alanyl-D-glutamate--2,6-diaminopimelate ligase — protein MKIELPNQKYKYISENSSECGEDTAFVLSAQNKKYLQDAKEKGAHSIINIKEVASLFGIDKIKIVGITGTNGKTTTASAIYSFLLDLGHKTAMQGTRGFFMNDEVIEGKSLTTPSVLNTYKHIYQAVEAGCEFFIMEVSSHAIVQERIEGLNFELKILTNITQDHLDYHKTLGEYISVKNSFFQDESKKLINKDEPKAAFNIKNTFTYGIENSASYRLIAYSLNNASSGIIQHFQEVVPFTSSLHGFFNLYNLMAAIGAVDLLVEEKLEKIVEVVDNFAGVSGRMEQVSSLPNVIVDFAHTPDGMQQVLNALKEKELLVVFGAGGDRDKQKRPLMGRVAASLAKKVYITSDNPRSEDPQSIVDDILEGIQDKSIVSVELNRRKAIEMALDDQEEDDVVVILGKGDEAFQIIYDKKLPFDDREVVRELLNI, from the coding sequence GTGAAGATTGAATTACCAAATCAAAAATATAAATATATTAGTGAAAACTCATCAGAATGTGGAGAAGATACAGCTTTTGTATTGAGTGCTCAAAATAAAAAATATCTCCAAGATGCTAAGGAGAAAGGTGCTCATTCAATTATTAATATAAAAGAAGTAGCTTCACTTTTTGGTATAGATAAGATAAAAATAGTAGGTATCACAGGAACAAACGGTAAAACTACAACTGCAAGTGCTATCTACTCTTTTTTACTTGATCTAGGTCACAAAACTGCTATGCAGGGTACTCGTGGCTTTTTTATGAATGATGAAGTTATTGAAGGTAAATCTCTTACAACACCGAGTGTTTTAAATACTTACAAACATATCTATCAAGCTGTGGAAGCTGGATGCGAGTTTTTCATTATGGAAGTAAGCTCTCATGCTATAGTCCAAGAACGTATAGAAGGTTTGAATTTTGAGCTTAAAATACTTACAAATATAACTCAAGATCATTTAGATTATCATAAAACTTTAGGTGAATATATATCTGTAAAAAATAGTTTTTTCCAAGATGAGAGTAAAAAACTTATCAATAAAGATGAACCAAAGGCCGCTTTTAATATAAAAAATACTTTTACATACGGTATAGAAAACAGTGCTTCGTATAGATTAATCGCTTATTCACTAAACAATGCATCTAGTGGAATTATTCAACATTTTCAAGAAGTAGTTCCATTTACTTCATCTCTTCATGGTTTTTTCAATCTTTATAATCTTATGGCAGCAATTGGTGCTGTTGATTTGTTAGTAGAAGAAAAATTGGAAAAAATAGTAGAAGTAGTTGATAATTTTGCTGGTGTAAGTGGAAGAATGGAGCAGGTTAGCTCTCTTCCAAATGTTATAGTTGATTTTGCTCATACTCCAGATGGAATGCAACAAGTTTTAAATGCTTTAAAAGAGAAAGAACTTTTGGTTGTTTTTGGTGCAGGTGGAGATAGAGATAAGCAAAAAAGACCTTTAATGGGAAGAGTAGCAGCTAGTCTTGCAAAAAAAGTTTACATTACAAGTGACAACCCAAGAAGCGAAGACCCACAATCTATTGTTGATGATATTTTAGAGGGTATTCAAGACAAAAGTATTGTCAGCGTCGAATTAAACAGAAGAAAAGCTATAGAGATGGCGTTAGATGATCAAGAAGAAGATGATGTTGTTGTAATTTTAGGAAAAGGTGATGAGGCTTTTCAAATTATCTACGATAAAAAACTCCCATTTGATGATAGAGAAGTTGTTCGTGAACTTCTAAATATTTAG
- a CDS encoding glycerophosphodiester phosphodiesterase family protein encodes MSFLELFKRPCLIGAHRGSSALYPENTLIALKQSLNHCDFIEIDVQLTQDNVAIIFHDETLERTTNVQEVYKNRASYKVSDFSYDELKKLDYGSWFYCDGKKYQPLLTLLDALEFAKDNNIFLNIEIKDIYNYFDDDIVVSTILHEITDSLTQDLVLISSFRHQYLKLFKELISEIPTAALVQEKHPDNLIDYLRSLKVDAYHFNDILVDEETIKELRDAGFFVNIYTVNDKKRRQQLFNMGVNAIFSDYLN; translated from the coding sequence GTGAGTTTTCTTGAACTTTTTAAACGACCTTGCTTAATAGGTGCGCATAGAGGTTCAAGTGCTTTATATCCTGAAAATACTCTAATTGCACTAAAGCAAAGTCTTAATCATTGTGATTTTATAGAGATAGATGTACAGTTAACTCAAGATAATGTAGCTATAATTTTTCACGATGAAACACTAGAGCGTACCACAAATGTTCAAGAAGTATATAAAAATAGAGCATCTTATAAAGTATCTGACTTTAGTTATGATGAATTAAAAAAACTAGATTATGGAAGTTGGTTTTATTGTGATGGAAAAAAATATCAACCACTACTTACACTACTAGATGCATTAGAGTTTGCAAAAGATAATAATATTTTTTTAAATATAGAGATAAAAGATATTTATAACTATTTTGATGATGATATAGTTGTATCTACCATACTACATGAAATAACAGACTCACTAACGCAAGATTTGGTTTTAATCTCTTCATTTAGACACCAATATTTAAAACTTTTTAAAGAGTTGATAAGCGAAATCCCAACAGCAGCTTTAGTTCAAGAGAAGCATCCAGACAATCTCATAGATTATTTAAGATCACTAAAAGTAGATGCTTATCATTTTAATGACATTCTTGTTGATGAAGAAACTATTAAAGAGTTAAGAGATGCAGGTTTTTTTGTAAATATATACACTGTTAACGACAAAAAAAGACGTCAACAGCTTTTTAATATGGGAGTAAATGCAATATTTAGTGACTACTTAAATTAG
- a CDS encoding 1-acyl-sn-glycerol-3-phosphate acyltransferase encodes MDLQEIQKRVLELCPFVKEIVITIKDASPFALIYPNFQTLKTSNIINIESEIRWYGVELYNLEATQENKICGYMIYKEPLPKTSTNEFDIDAITKIIQNKNTQKHQNSSIDEPSDKLYQAIKSQLASISKETILPSSHLELDLKLDSLDYVELFVFIEHSFGVKIDEKIFSKVMIMQELYEYVKEHKEYISPTKVDWEDILNEQKNEGKLIFSPLIMFTYKILLLPFFKLFFRLEVKGVENIPSTSCIIAPTHQSMLDGFLIEATLPFSVLKNTFFLAFKQVFGTKLLYPIATYGQSILIDANINLKETMQHASLPLKEKRNLVIFPEGARTRDRKLLEFRPFFAMLSKTHNVAIVPVIIDGSFEALPSGKIFPRPKKIKIRYLKPVFPENMSYDELTNFVKKTIEDSM; translated from the coding sequence ATGGATTTGCAAGAAATACAAAAGAGAGTTTTAGAACTCTGCCCATTTGTTAAAGAAATAGTTATAACAATCAAAGATGCATCTCCTTTTGCCCTAATCTATCCTAATTTTCAAACTCTTAAAACATCAAATATCATAAATATAGAGAGCGAAATACGTTGGTATGGGGTTGAACTCTACAACCTTGAAGCCACACAAGAGAATAAAATTTGTGGCTATATGATTTACAAAGAACCACTTCCTAAAACTTCTACAAATGAGTTTGATATAGATGCAATTACAAAAATCATTCAAAACAAAAATACTCAAAAACACCAAAATAGTTCTATAGATGAACCTAGTGACAAGCTTTATCAAGCTATAAAATCACAACTAGCTAGCATCTCCAAAGAGACTATCTTACCATCTTCGCATCTAGAACTAGATCTTAAACTAGATTCACTTGATTATGTTGAGTTATTTGTCTTTATTGAGCATAGTTTTGGAGTTAAAATAGATGAAAAAATCTTCTCAAAAGTGATGATTATGCAAGAGCTTTATGAATACGTCAAAGAGCATAAAGAGTATATATCTCCGACTAAAGTGGATTGGGAAGATATTTTAAATGAGCAAAAAAATGAAGGAAAATTAATCTTTTCTCCACTTATAATGTTCACTTATAAAATACTACTTTTACCATTTTTCAAACTTTTTTTTAGACTAGAAGTAAAAGGAGTTGAAAATATTCCAAGCACTTCTTGCATCATCGCACCAACTCATCAAAGTATGCTTGATGGTTTTCTTATTGAAGCGACACTTCCTTTTAGCGTCTTAAAAAACACTTTCTTTCTTGCTTTTAAACAGGTATTTGGAACAAAGCTACTCTACCCAATTGCTACTTACGGTCAATCAATCTTAATAGATGCAAACATAAATCTAAAAGAGACAATGCAACATGCTTCACTTCCATTAAAAGAAAAAAGGAACCTTGTTATATTTCCTGAGGGAGCAAGAACCAGAGACAGAAAACTTCTTGAATTTAGACCATTTTTTGCGATGCTAAGTAAAACTCATAATGTTGCAATTGTTCCAGTAATCATTGATGGAAGCTTTGAAGCACTCCCTAGTGGAAAAATATTTCCAAGACCAAAAAAAATAAAAATTAGATATTTAAAACCAGTATTTCCTGAGAATATGAGCTATGATGAACTTACAAATTTTGTAAAAAAAACCATTGAGGATTCTATGTGA
- a CDS encoding outer membrane beta-barrel protein translates to MKKILLFSLLITSLYSDAKIYMGLGGGYIHESFSGSLDTTASAEMARIKIGYGDREAYAVEFSLDVLKNDTNIFSTSGGDGDKFGMNVELIKAFNFDIMINPYFKTGFGAGYFDINHASQSSLHYGSFNLGLGFFIPINEHFDVEIGYDYKYVSYEKLTDSTGAKLKEIDSNMNGAYVGINVRF, encoded by the coding sequence TTGAAAAAAATTTTACTATTTTCTTTACTTATAACATCTCTATACTCAGATGCGAAAATCTATATGGGTCTTGGTGGTGGATATATACACGAATCATTTTCTGGCTCTTTAGACACAACAGCTTCTGCCGAAATGGCGAGAATAAAAATTGGATATGGAGATAGAGAAGCTTATGCAGTAGAGTTTTCTCTTGATGTTCTTAAAAATGATACAAATATTTTTTCTACTTCAGGCGGTGATGGAGATAAGTTTGGTATGAATGTTGAACTTATTAAAGCTTTTAATTTTGATATTATGATAAATCCTTACTTTAAAACAGGATTTGGTGCTGGATACTTTGATATAAACCATGCTTCACAAAGCTCTCTACACTATGGTTCTTTTAATCTTGGATTAGGTTTTTTCATCCCAATTAATGAGCATTTTGATGTTGAAATAGGATATGATTATAAATATGTATCTTATGAAAAACTAACAGATTCTACTGGTGCAAAACTAAAAGAGATAGATTCAAATATGAACGGTGCTTATGTTGGTATCAATGTAAGGTTTTAA
- a CDS encoding (2Fe-2S) ferredoxin domain-containing protein encodes MGIPQPAFYIFKCEQSAPPGMPKPSCVTPETQDLFQYLAQRLMQEGIMGTVQPIRTSCMNRCTSGPVMLVEPGHTMYARLNKEKIDRIITEHIIGGKVVEEFVIEKEQWDDPISPADMKKQMGM; translated from the coding sequence ATGGGAATCCCTCAACCAGCATTTTACATATTTAAATGTGAACAATCAGCTCCTCCAGGTATGCCAAAACCATCATGTGTGACTCCAGAGACTCAAGATCTTTTTCAATATCTTGCACAAAGATTAATGCAAGAGGGGATTATGGGAACTGTTCAACCAATCCGTACTTCTTGTATGAATCGTTGTACATCAGGTCCAGTTATGTTAGTAGAACCAGGACACACAATGTACGCAAGACTTAATAAAGAAAAAATAGACAGAATCATTACAGAACACATTATTGGTGGAAAAGTAGTGGAAGAATTTGTTATAGAAAAAGAACAATGGGATGATCCAATAAGCCCAGCTGATATGAAAAAACAGATGGGAATGTAG
- the panD gene encoding aspartate 1-decarboxylase, with protein sequence MTIDMLYSKIHRATVTDANLNYVGSITIDEELLEASKMRVGQKVEILNVNNGERFSTYIILGERGKRDICLNGAAARKVHKGDKVIIVAYATYDEKDLETYKPKVVILDDNNDIDYIADSI encoded by the coding sequence ATGACTATAGATATGTTGTACAGCAAGATTCACCGTGCTACTGTTACAGATGCTAACTTAAACTATGTTGGCTCTATTACTATAGATGAGGAGCTTTTAGAGGCTTCAAAGATGAGAGTTGGACAAAAAGTTGAGATATTAAATGTCAACAATGGTGAGCGATTTTCTACTTATATTATCTTAGGTGAGAGAGGCAAACGTGACATTTGTTTAAATGGTGCAGCTGCTAGAAAAGTTCACAAAGGCGATAAAGTTATCATAGTTGCTTATGCTACTTATGATGAAAAAGACTTAGAAACATATAAACCAAAAGTTGTTATATTGGATGATAACAATGATATTGATTATATAGCGGATAGTATCTAA
- a CDS encoding YbaB/EbfC family nucleoid-associated protein has protein sequence MFSNMGDMSKMLEGMQENAAKLQAELEFKTFSVKSGGGMVELSLNGKGEVIDLTIDDSLMDDKDSLQILLIGAINDANKMVQQNQQNSAMGMLGSMGGMNPFGSK, from the coding sequence ATGTTTTCAAATATGGGTGATATGAGCAAGATGCTAGAGGGAATGCAAGAAAATGCAGCAAAACTTCAAGCTGAGTTAGAATTTAAAACTTTTAGCGTTAAAAGTGGCGGCGGAATGGTAGAGTTAAGTCTAAATGGTAAAGGTGAAGTTATTGATTTAACGATTGATGACTCGCTTATGGATGACAAAGACTCATTGCAAATACTTTTAATAGGTGCTATAAATGATGCAAATAAAATGGTTCAACAAAACCAACAAAATAGCGCTATGGGAATGTTAGGTTCAATGGGCGGTATGAACCCTTTTGGATCAAAATAA
- a CDS encoding PDZ domain-containing protein — translation MFRLFLALNFLLLNLFACKGGYDSCKLKLNDSQAIKYNSLEVPVLKNKLLIYSKHLSNAKVIKYDPFLSLYLVDDRKKFKYPFKINNHLSLGVASVDLKKSTEGKIVKNQVGLNNFATFSEKTSSLAFLLNSCCALEGIVTPEGIIEKEYIERFLNSSTANYGDIGIRVEDKKNKIFIKRVNPFLADNQFKEGDIILSLDGKKIDNAATFMRKILFSNIGTKHSVKIKRDSKYFTFDVESRKRYGGGYVSDTFLEQKGIYFSDNLTIKKIANEFEGYGLKVGDRLIQVNGTKVSSINDIGEHISDFKFFASLLFEREAFQFFININAKSD, via the coding sequence ATGTTTAGGCTATTTTTAGCTCTAAACTTTTTACTTCTAAACTTATTCGCTTGTAAAGGCGGATACGACTCTTGCAAACTTAAACTAAATGATTCTCAAGCTATAAAATATAATTCACTCGAAGTTCCTGTTCTTAAAAATAAACTACTTATTTACTCAAAACATCTTTCAAATGCTAAAGTCATAAAATATGATCCATTTCTTTCTCTATATCTAGTTGATGATAGAAAAAAATTTAAATATCCTTTTAAGATAAACAATCACCTATCTTTAGGTGTTGCATCTGTAGATTTAAAAAAATCAACAGAGGGAAAAATAGTAAAAAACCAAGTTGGCTTAAATAATTTTGCTACATTTAGTGAAAAAACATCTTCTCTTGCTTTTTTATTAAATAGTTGTTGTGCATTAGAGGGAATTGTAACTCCTGAGGGTATTATAGAAAAAGAGTATATAGAGAGATTTTTGAATTCTTCAACAGCTAATTATGGGGATATTGGTATAAGAGTAGAAGACAAAAAAAATAAAATTTTTATAAAAAGAGTAAATCCTTTTTTAGCAGACAATCAATTTAAAGAGGGTGATATTATTTTGAGTCTTGATGGTAAAAAAATTGATAATGCTGCTACTTTTATGCGTAAAATTTTGTTTTCAAATATAGGGACTAAACATAGTGTTAAGATAAAACGTGATTCAAAATATTTTACTTTTGATGTAGAGAGTAGAAAAAGATATGGTGGCGGATATGTAAGTGATACTTTTTTAGAACAAAAAGGTATTTATTTTAGTGATAATCTTACAATAAAAAAAATCGCTAATGAGTTTGAGGGTTATGGGCTGAAAGTTGGAGATAGACTTATTCAAGTTAATGGCACAAAGGTGAGTAGCATAAATGATATTGGAGAGCATATTAGCGATTTTAAGTTTTTTGCATCTCTATTGTTTGAAAGAGAAGCATTTCAATTTTTTATAAATATCAATGCTAAGAGTGATTAA